In a single window of the Carassius carassius chromosome 26, fCarCar2.1, whole genome shotgun sequence genome:
- the LOC132105418 gene encoding dolichyl-diphosphooligosaccharide--protein glycosyltransferase subunit 4, with the protein MVTDVQLAIFANMLGVSLFLLVVLYHYVAVNNPKRPE; encoded by the coding sequence ATGGTGACTGATGTGcagctggccatctttgccaacATGCTGGGGGTCTCTCTGTTCCTGCTGGTGGTCCTCTATCATTATGTGGCCGTGAACAACCCCAAGAGACCGGAGTGA